Genomic segment of Aerosakkonema funiforme FACHB-1375:
TGACAAGATTTCAGATATTCAACGAGATGATGAAAAAGCTTTTGATCGACGTTACGAACGAAAATTTGCGCCAATACGGGAAAACGTCCTGATTCGCCAATAATCAGCCGCACTAAATCGCGAAATTCGTGTTTGCACTCGACTTTTTTGAGAAGATTTACTGCTAACTTGCGGAGAACTTCCGCTGGTTCTCCTTCCCAGAATCTCGGATCTTGGGGATTAAAATCCTGATAATTCTTTTGCGTCAATTGCTCCACTAAAGCAGCGAATAAGCTTTCCTTATCCTGGAAGTAGCTGTAAACCGTCGCTTTCGATACACCTGCGGCGGCTGTCACCTTGTCCATAGTGGTAGCAGCATAGCCATGAGTGAGAAACTCTTGTATTGCACCTTTAAGGATAGCTTCGACTTTATCTGCTGACTGCGGACGTTCTGAGTTGTCAGCATCTGATTTCTTCATCTTTCTGGCTTTCATATAGGGGTTAGGGGTTAGGGGTTAGGGG
This window contains:
- a CDS encoding TetR/AcrR family transcriptional regulator, giving the protein MKKSDADNSERPQSADKVEAILKGAIQEFLTHGYAATTMDKVTAAAGVSKATVYSYFQDKESLFAALVEQLTQKNYQDFNPQDPRFWEGEPAEVLRKLAVNLLKKVECKHEFRDLVRLIIGESGRFPVLAQIFVRNVDQKLFHHLVEYLKSCQELQLPDPEAAGRVFIGTLVHYVIIQHMLQAHNIMPMESDRLIDTLIYLLTINQKDKLADKYAGTRHKSLRRKRSADGKFEPDYQSEPKRLRSIRLTDTAWEQLAAIAEKNQITRSEAIEIFARNGEIELD